The proteins below come from a single Candidatus Poribacteria bacterium genomic window:
- a CDS encoding glycosyltransferase, whose protein sequence is MKIVVVCWGSTGDVYPVLALSERLLERGHQVRVCSPALYRDKILEIGAEYYEIGVAFDLAEFHAAMDAIIPKRDPTAMLRLIVEEGIVRRGGKWYQDCLTAMKGFDIAICHSVDIPGQEAAIRTGIPWITVTYCPGFIKSLDFAPYPLPNWGRICNAIAWKLAQLRLASSIDTLFNQFIASVGGEPRRTVALEGMYSPHLNLIAASPTLCPPVDFSPNHKFTGVWHLASPSYTAPSELVNFLAEGPPPVIISFGSMGGSNGRETTEILVDAVRKIKQRAILQAGWGQLGTKDALPDIFCTEYVPHQWLFPKGCCVVHHGGAGTTASVCRAKVPSVVVAHHADQPYWGKRLSDLGVAPRHLYRRNLTAKRLAERIQQVLETPAMTTRAQVLGEQMETEDGLTAAVEIIESF, encoded by the coding sequence ATGAAAATTGTCGTAGTCTGCTGGGGATCAACGGGAGATGTTTATCCGGTTTTAGCACTCTCGGAACGTTTACTTGAAAGAGGACATCAGGTACGTGTCTGTTCACCAGCACTCTATAGAGACAAGATACTTGAGATCGGCGCGGAATACTATGAAATAGGCGTTGCTTTTGATTTGGCGGAATTTCACGCGGCGATGGATGCTATTATCCCGAAGCGCGACCCGACCGCGATGCTGCGGCTGATCGTGGAAGAAGGCATCGTGCGTCGCGGTGGAAAGTGGTATCAGGATTGCTTGACCGCTATGAAAGGGTTTGATATAGCGATCTGTCATTCAGTGGATATTCCCGGACAGGAGGCTGCGATTCGGACCGGGATTCCGTGGATTACTGTGACGTATTGTCCGGGTTTCATCAAATCCTTAGACTTCGCGCCTTATCCGCTTCCGAATTGGGGACGTATCTGCAACGCTATTGCGTGGAAATTGGCGCAACTCCGTCTTGCCTCAAGTATAGATACACTCTTCAATCAATTTATTGCGTCAGTCGGCGGAGAGCCGAGGCGGACAGTGGCGTTAGAGGGAATGTATTCACCACATCTGAACCTCATTGCCGCATCCCCAACACTCTGTCCACCCGTTGATTTCTCCCCGAATCACAAATTCACAGGGGTATGGCACCTCGCGTCGCCTTCGTATACTGCCCCCTCTGAACTCGTCAATTTTTTAGCAGAGGGTCCACCACCCGTTATTATTTCGTTCGGCTCTATGGGAGGCTCAAACGGGCGTGAGACAACAGAAATCTTGGTCGATGCTGTTAGAAAAATAAAACAACGTGCGATCCTCCAAGCCGGATGGGGGCAACTCGGAACTAAAGATGCCCTACCGGACATCTTCTGCACAGAGTATGTGCCACACCAATGGCTGTTTCCGAAAGGGTGTTGCGTTGTCCATCACGGTGGAGCCGGAACGACGGCATCCGTATGTCGTGCCAAAGTGCCTTCTGTCGTTGTAGCACACCACGCCGACCAACCGTATTGGGGGAAACGCCTATCTGACTTAGGGGTGGCACCGCGGCATCTGTACCGTCGAAACCTCACCGCCAAGCGTTTGGCAGAACGGATCCAGCAAGTCTTGGAAACGCCTGCGATGAC